Proteins encoded in a region of the Zea mays cultivar B73 chromosome 4, Zm-B73-REFERENCE-NAM-5.0, whole genome shotgun sequence genome:
- the LOC103653297 gene encoding uncharacterized protein LOC103653297: MVDVDRRMASLTPAAHAAGLRRLSTRAAASPSSASASPRQGLHSFAPLAAAVLGHLRASGVAVLPGLTELELAHAEAEMGFAFPPDLRAVLAAGLPSGPGFADWRSCAGLRSAFDMPIVAASLQIARGALWPRCWGPRPADPDRALRLARSAIRRAPLLVPLFDRCFLPCRPCLAGNPVFFVTDDRVLCCGLDILHFVTRDSCFQPPDLRAPPPPVAQQQQYAGEAVATPCTRRSLDAACRGKAPRWIEFWSDAASDHRRRNSSFSDASTASSLSSGCASPPPARWPRNPHWVDSYLDRLGHVLRQGGWRDTEVTEMVEVAASGVFDGEEAAVPVVDSDAVLDALLLKADQCSDSLRRAGWSSEDVSDALGLDLRWCKERPRPAMLVPQEIAVKVERLAQSVARP; encoded by the coding sequence ATGGTGGACGTCGACCGCCGGATGGCCAGCCTCACGCCGGCGGCGCACGCGGCGGGGCTGCGCCGCCTTTCCACGCGCGCCGCGGCGAGCCCGTCCTCGGCGTCGGCCTCCCCGCGGCAGGGGCTGCACTCCTTCGCCCCGCTCGCGGCTGCGGTGCTGGGCCACCTCCGGGCCTCCGGGGTGGCGGTGCTCCCGGGCCTCACGGAGCTCGAGCTGGCGCACGCCGAGGCCGAGATGGGGTTCGCGTTCCCGCCCGACCTCCGCGCCGTCCTCGCCGCGGGCCTCCCGTCGGGGCCCGGGTTCGCTGACTGGCGCTCGTGCGCGGGGCTCCGCTCCGCGTTCGACATGCCCATCGTGGCGGCGTCGCTGCAGATCGCACGGGGCGCGCTGTGGCCGCGCTGCTGGGGGCCACGCCCCGCCGACCCCGACCGCGCGCTGCGGCTCGCGCGCTCCGCCATCCGCCGCGCGCCGCTGCTCGTGCCGCTCTTCGACCGCTGCTTCCTGCCCTGCCGCCCCTGCCTCGCCGGCAACCCGGTGTTCTTCGTCACCGACGACCGCGTCCTCTGCTGCGGCCTCGACATCCTCCACTTCGTCACCCGCGACTCCTGCTTCCAGCCGCCGGATCTGCGGGCGCCGCCGCCTCCGGtggcgcagcagcagcagtacgccGGGGAGGCCGTCGCCACGCCGTGCACGCGCCGCAGCCTCGACGCGGCCTGCCGCGGTAAGGCGCCGCGCTGGATAGAATTCTGGAGCGACGCGGCGTCCGACCATCGCCGCCGCAACTCGTCGTTCTCGGATGCATCCACAGCGTCGTCGCTGTCCTCAGGGTGCGCATCGCCACCGCCTGCTAGGTGGCCCAGGAACCCGCACTGGGTCGACAGCTACCTTGACCGGCTGGGCCACGTGCTGAGGCAGGGCGGGTGGAGGGACACGGAGGTGACGGAGATGGTCGAGGTGGCGGCCTCCGGGGTGTTCGACGGTGAGGAGGCGGCGGTCCCCGTGGTGGACTCAGACGCAGTGCTCGATGCGCTCCTGCTCAAGGCCGACCAGTGCTCCGACTCGCTCCGGCGGGCCGGATGGAGCTCGGAGGACGTATCGGACGCGCTCGGGCTGGACCTCCGCTGGTGCAAGGAGCGGCCGCGCCCCGCCATGCTGGTACCACAAGAGATTGCCGTCAAGGTCGAGCGGCTTGCGCAGTCAGTGGCGCGCCCCTGA